The following is a genomic window from Butyricimonas faecihominis.
ACTAAAAATGAATCAAGGATAAGATTCAGATAATGAATCCCTCGCCGACAAAGCAAGAAAAAGTTTATAACAATTATAAACTTTTTCCTGTTTTAGGTCGTATCTTTGTAAAAAATTCACACACATATGAGAAAAACAACTATTTTAATGATGATCGCCGTGACGCTTGGCTTCTCTGGCTGTAAAAGTAACAGCGGAGACAAAGCGCAACTGACTGCCAACGAATGGCAACTGAAAGAGATGACAACCACAAAGGGGAAAACCACTCTTCCGCAACGAGTACCCACCCTCATGCTGACCGACACCAACACGATGTACGGATTCTCCGGGTGTAACCGATTTTTCGGAAGATACTCCACGGAAGGTAACACCATCAAGTTAGAACCGGGTGGAAGCACCATGATGGCTTGTCCGGATCTACAATTCGAGAGCAAATACATCCAGACTTTGGCTGCCATGACCTCGTACAGCATTGAAAACAAAGAATTGAAATTAACGGATAAAGACCGGAAACAAACTCTTGTTTTCGTGCCTAAAACAGAAGAAAAAGTTGGTGTCGCAAACGACGCCCACGGATGTAACGGCGCGGCAGGCTACACTTGGTCTGAAGCTAGAAAAGACTGTATCCGCCTGTTCGAATCCGGTGTTCGCATGAACCCGGTTAACGATCCGCAAGCCACACTTTCCACCTTCATCGTGTTCTCCACCGATTCCACGTTGGCCGAAGTATTTATTCCCAACATGGAAAACAACCCGCTACTAAACAGACGTGAACTACCGAAAGGCGGTTACGCTTGGAACGTGGAAGATGACGACACCTATAACGTAAGACAGGTAAACGGACAATGGATCATCGAACAACGCGGTGAAACATTGTACACCGAAACTCCCGAAAGCGTGATTAACGTGGTATTCCAAGGCGGTGACGGTAAAACCAAAATGCTATACCAAGTAGAAGTTACCTTCTATCCCGCGGAAGAACTGGCAGTCGTGACACTTGACGACCAGACCTACGAGCTACCGCAGCAACGCATGGCTTCCGGCTACATGTACAAAAACGATCAAGTAAGCCTGATGGGAAAAGGGAAAGAAGCCGAATTAACCCTCCCCGACGGAAAAGTATTGAAACTACATGAAAAGAAATAGTTATAGAAAGGGGTAATCCCAAAAGTCATTTTATTTCAAAAAACTCCTCCGTCACTTCGTGCCACCTCCTCTATAAACAGAGGAGGAGCTGGTAGCTCTTCCCGAAGACAGGGAGTATTTCAACTCTCCCTCTGTTTATAGAGGGAGTACGGCGAAGCCGGGAGGGAGTTTGAAAAATGACTTTCGGGACTCCCCTTTTATAACTTAATAATCAGCACCGTCACGTAAGCCGAAACCCCCTCTTCTCTCCCCTCAAAGCCCAGTTTCTCCGTCGTGGTAGCCTTGATGGTTATTTCATCTACATCAATCCCCATAATTTCAGACAAACACTCCCGCATCTCCAAGGTCCGCATTTTAATTTTCGGCCTTTGCAGGCATATCACGCAATCAATATTACCAATAGCAAATCCCTTGTTCTCAATCATATCGATCACCTTCTTCAACAGAATTTTACTATCAATACCCTTGTAAGCGGGGTCCGTATCCGGGAAATATACCCCAATATCATCCAGCCCGGCAGCTCCCAAAAGTGCATCACATATTGCGTGAATCAACACATCCCCATCCGAATGGGCCACGCACCCTTTTTCATGTTCCAGTTTAATCCCTCCTAACCAAAAGTCCAGTCCCGGCTCCAGCCGATGGACATCGATCCCTATACCTGTTTTTATTTTCATTGTAATAATATTATTATCCTGCAATATTAATGAAAAAACCGTTCATGGTTCATTTATTTTTATAAATTTGTCACTCTGATCGGATATTATGAAAAGATGAAAGAGCTTGAATCAATATATAATTCTTTTCTGGCAGGTAGCCGGATTACAACAGACTCCCGAGAGGTAAAAACAGGAGATATATTCATTGCCTTAAAGGGTGAAAATCACAACGGTAACACCTTTGCAGAGAAAGCCGTGGCCCAAGGAGCGAAACACGTCGTTATTGATGAGGCCGCCTACAACACGGCTCCCCAATGCGTACTCGTTCCCGACACCCTGCAATTCCTGCAACAACTGGCCAACCACCACCGCCGGAAATTGAACATCCCCATCTTGGGAATCACCGGGACAAACGGCAAAACTACCACTAAAGAATTATGTCACGCCGTTCTTTCCAAAAAATATAATACCGTTGCCACGAAAGGCAATTTAAACAACCATATCGGTGTACCCCTCACCCTGTTAAGCATGGACGCCTCCACGGAATTCGGTATCGTGGAAATGGGAGCCAACCATCCGGGGGAAATAAAAGAACTATGTAAGATTGTTGAACCGGACTACGGTATCATCACGAACATCGGGTACGCCCACTTGGAAGGGTTCGGGAGCTACGAAAATATCATCCAAACCAAAAGAGCCCTTTACGAATCCGTGAAGGAGAAATCGGGAATTTTATTCGTGAACGGGGAAGATAAATTATTGTGCCAACTATCTGAAGGCCAAAAAAGATACACCTATGGCATCGACGGACATTTCACGAACGGGGAAATCGTTCAGACCACCCCTTACCTCGTGTATGCCTTGAAAACCCATCACGGACAACTATACATCCGGACGAAACTCATCGGGGGATATAACTTCGACAACGCCATGGCAGCCACCACGGTTGGAACGTATTTCAATATCGATCCTTTACAAATACAGGCCGCCATCGAGGCTTACACTCCCTCTAACCTTCGCTCGCAACTACTGAAAACGGAACGCAACACGATCATCCTGGATGCCTACAACGCTAACCCGAGCAGTATGCAAGTCGCCATTTCCAATTTCGGGGAAATGAAAGCAGACAACAAATTACTGATTATCGGGGAAATGCGTGAACTGGGAGCCATTTCTGAAGAGTCCCACAAAAACATCGTGGAACTCATGAAGAAAAACAATTTTCCCCGGGTATTCCTCGTGGGGTCGAGTTTTGAATCCATCGCAAATAACTATACCTTTACGCGTTACTTCCCCGACACGGACACGCTGATCGAGTATCTCAAAGCGAACGAGATCCGCCACGCTTTTATCCTGATAAAAGGTTCACGGGGAAATAAACTGGAAAGGATTACAGAATACTTATAAAACAACAGACCATGAACGACAGAGTTGTCATCATACCGACCTATAACGAAAAAGAGAATATCGAAAACATTCTCCGTTATGTTTTTAAACTGGAACCAAAGTTTGATGTGCTCGTGATAGAGGACAACTCTCCCGACGGCACGGCCCAGATTGTAAAACGTCTGCAATCCGAGTTCCCACAACTTCACATGATCGAACGTAAAGGAAAGCTAGGACTCGGCACGGCCTATATCACCGGATTCAAATGGTCTCTGGAACACGGGTATAACTACATCTTCGAGATGGACGCGGATTTCTCCCATAACCCCGATGATCTGGTCAAATTGTATCACGCCTGCGAAAGCGGGGAAGGCGATATGGCGATCGGTTCCCGCTACGTCACAGGTGTTAACGTCGTGAACTGGCCCATGGGACGGGTTCTCATGTCCTATTTTGCCTCCAAATACGTAAGATTCATCACGGGTATGAAAATACACGATGCCACAGCCGGATTCGTTTGTTACACCCGGAAAGTCTTGGAATCCATTGACCTTGACAACATCCGTTTCAAAGGCTACGCCTTCCAGATCGAAATGAAATTCACGGCGTGGACCTTGGGATTCAAGCTGAAAGAAGTCCCCATCATTTTCACAGACCGTACCCTCGGCACGTCCAAAATGAGCGGTGGCATCTTCAACGAGGCCTTTTGGGGTGTCATCACGATGAAACTCCGGAGCTTGGGAAAACGTAAGAAAATTGAAAATTGAAAATGGAGAATGGAAAATTAAGCTACCCCCTCTAACTCCCCTGTGCAAGGGGGAGCCAGAGGGGGTAGTTAAAACGTCAGCCTCGTGCGGCCGGAATCTAAAATCTAAAATTTAAAATCTAAAATTACTATGCGTATATTACTTCAAGGCGGAACCATCATAAACGAGGGGAGAACCTTCAAAGGGGATCTCCTGATTCACAACGATCGTATCGAGAAAATCATAGAAGGCGAATTGGATTCAGTTCCCGGGGACATCAAAGTTATCGATGCCACGGGGAAATACGTCATACCGGGAGTGATTGACGATCAAGTACACTTCCGCGAACCCGGACTCACCCACAAAGGAGACATCCGGGAAGGTAGCCGGGCGGCAGCAGCCGGGGGCGTGACCTCTTTCATGGATATGCCTAACGTGAAACCTCCCACCGTAACCAACGAATTACTTCGGGAAAAACAACAGATTGCCAAGGAGAACGCGGCTGTCAACTACTCGTTTTACCTCGGTGCCACCGTTGACAATATCGACGAGATTAAAAAGGTCGATCCTCACACGACTTGCGGCATTAAAATTTTCATGGGTTCCTCCACGGGTAATATGCTGGTGGATAGCCGGGAGGCCTTGGAAAAGATATTTGCCGAATCCCCCATTCTTATCGCAACCCATTGCGAGGATTCGCCCACGATAGACCGTAACTTGGAACTATACAAGCAACAGTACGGGGAAGGCATTCCTCCTTTCTGCCATCCTTTGATCCGCAACCGGGAGTGTTGTTACACCAGCTCTTCGCTAGCAGCCGAGCTGGCACGTAAACACAACAGCCGCCTGCACATACTTCATCTAAGCACGAAAGAAGAATTGGAATTACTGGATCAAGGTCCCCGCACCCAAAAACACATCACCGGGGAAGTATGCGTTCACCATCTTTGGTTCAATGATCAGGCCTACCACACCAAAGGCAACCTCGTCAAGTGGAATCCTGCCATCAAAACTGAAGAGGATCGGCAAGCCCTGTTACAAGCCTTGAATGACAACCGTTTGGACATCATCGCCACGGATCACGCTCCCCATCTCCCGGAAGAAAAAGCCGGAGTGTACACCAAATCAGCCAGCGGTGGCCCGATGGTACAACACTCGCTGACCGTCATGCTAGAACTCATGGAGAAAGGCCAGATCACGCTTGAAAACATCGTGGACAAAATGTGTCATGCCCCTGCCGACATTTTCCATGTCGAAGAAAGAGGCTACCTGCGGGAAGGTTACAAGGCTGACATCGCCATCTTCGAGAAACACCCGTGGACCGTGAAGAAAGAAAATTTACTTTACAAATGCGGCTG
Proteins encoded in this region:
- a CDS encoding META domain-containing protein; the protein is MRKTTILMMIAVTLGFSGCKSNSGDKAQLTANEWQLKEMTTTKGKTTLPQRVPTLMLTDTNTMYGFSGCNRFFGRYSTEGNTIKLEPGGSTMMACPDLQFESKYIQTLAAMTSYSIENKELKLTDKDRKQTLVFVPKTEEKVGVANDAHGCNGAAGYTWSEARKDCIRLFESGVRMNPVNDPQATLSTFIVFSTDSTLAEVFIPNMENNPLLNRRELPKGGYAWNVEDDDTYNVRQVNGQWIIEQRGETLYTETPESVINVVFQGGDGKTKMLYQVEVTFYPAEELAVVTLDDQTYELPQQRMASGYMYKNDQVSLMGKGKEAELTLPDGKVLKLHEKK
- the ispF gene encoding 2-C-methyl-D-erythritol 2,4-cyclodiphosphate synthase; translation: MKIKTGIGIDVHRLEPGLDFWLGGIKLEHEKGCVAHSDGDVLIHAICDALLGAAGLDDIGVYFPDTDPAYKGIDSKILLKKVIDMIENKGFAIGNIDCVICLQRPKIKMRTLEMRECLSEIMGIDVDEITIKATTTEKLGFEGREEGVSAYVTVLIIKL
- a CDS encoding UDP-N-acetylmuramoyl-tripeptide--D-alanyl-D-alanine ligase, with the protein product MKELESIYNSFLAGSRITTDSREVKTGDIFIALKGENHNGNTFAEKAVAQGAKHVVIDEAAYNTAPQCVLVPDTLQFLQQLANHHRRKLNIPILGITGTNGKTTTKELCHAVLSKKYNTVATKGNLNNHIGVPLTLLSMDASTEFGIVEMGANHPGEIKELCKIVEPDYGIITNIGYAHLEGFGSYENIIQTKRALYESVKEKSGILFVNGEDKLLCQLSEGQKRYTYGIDGHFTNGEIVQTTPYLVYALKTHHGQLYIRTKLIGGYNFDNAMAATTVGTYFNIDPLQIQAAIEAYTPSNLRSQLLKTERNTIILDAYNANPSSMQVAISNFGEMKADNKLLIIGEMRELGAISEESHKNIVELMKKNNFPRVFLVGSSFESIANNYTFTRYFPDTDTLIEYLKANEIRHAFILIKGSRGNKLERITEYL
- a CDS encoding polyprenol monophosphomannose synthase, producing the protein MNDRVVIIPTYNEKENIENILRYVFKLEPKFDVLVIEDNSPDGTAQIVKRLQSEFPQLHMIERKGKLGLGTAYITGFKWSLEHGYNYIFEMDADFSHNPDDLVKLYHACESGEGDMAIGSRYVTGVNVVNWPMGRVLMSYFASKYVRFITGMKIHDATAGFVCYTRKVLESIDLDNIRFKGYAFQIEMKFTAWTLGFKLKEVPIIFTDRTLGTSKMSGGIFNEAFWGVITMKLRSLGKRKKIEN
- a CDS encoding dihydroorotase; the encoded protein is MRILLQGGTIINEGRTFKGDLLIHNDRIEKIIEGELDSVPGDIKVIDATGKYVIPGVIDDQVHFREPGLTHKGDIREGSRAAAAGGVTSFMDMPNVKPPTVTNELLREKQQIAKENAAVNYSFYLGATVDNIDEIKKVDPHTTCGIKIFMGSSTGNMLVDSREALEKIFAESPILIATHCEDSPTIDRNLELYKQQYGEGIPPFCHPLIRNRECCYTSSSLAAELARKHNSRLHILHLSTKEELELLDQGPRTQKHITGEVCVHHLWFNDQAYHTKGNLVKWNPAIKTEEDRQALLQALNDNRLDIIATDHAPHLPEEKAGVYTKSASGGPMVQHSLTVMLELMEKGQITLENIVDKMCHAPADIFHVEERGYLREGYKADIAIFEKHPWTVKKENLLYKCGWSPLEDMSFTYRVSMTLVNGQIVYDHGKINDDVRGEMLTFY